A window of Acinonyx jubatus isolate Ajub_Pintada_27869175 chromosome B2, VMU_Ajub_asm_v1.0, whole genome shotgun sequence genomic DNA:
gcactctgtttctctctctgtctctctcaaaagtaaataaacattaaaaaattgatatgTTTTACTCTCtagggaaataaatgaagaccatCTCCAAACTATCAATAAGGGGACTGTCTCCCTCTGTTTGGGTATGACTGGGAATTTATTAAGTTTGTGGATTGTAATATATGAATTAAGTATAAGTTAAGAACTCCAAatacaggatttttaaaagctattattCGTATGCataagctacacacacacacacacacacacacacacacacacacacaccagctgaGACAAAGAACAAGTAGATGGGATATgttctaatacacacacacacacacacacacacacacacacacacaccagctgagacagagaacaagtagATGGGATGACCAGACAGTGAAGTGTGCTGTCAAAATCAGAACTCAGAATCAGTGACTCCTCATCTTTGTCTGCAAAGCCATAATgtttttccaaaactttttcatagtttttcaaTTAACATTTGGGATTCATGTTGCTCAAACCTTGGTGGATATGAATATAGACATTAAGTCCTGTGTTTATGATGCCATCATATTCAATGAGAGGAACAGAGGGACCTGGATGTCTTTTTGGTTTGGCAAATTGTAGAAcgatttttttcaaacatttgggGTTTGGCTAAAACCAAAACTTATTTTGCCAAGCACTTTGGCCTTAATTTTTAAGcccatgtgtattttaaaagaaattcaatcTATATGTTTCTGACtcatttacacttaactcatGAAAATGCTGTTTGGTAAGAGCTATTAGATGTCCAAGCAAGTTTACGAGCCTTTTTAAGCCTTCATTTTCCCGTCTTACCAGAAAGTTGTATTTTGCCAGCCATAAAAGAGTGTGAGCCCCAGAGGCCTGTGGTCAGTTTGAAATTTATAACCTCTGAAGTTTAAATGGATTCTGAGTGTGGAAAACaggttttttcccctctcctctttttcaCATGAAGTGCACAAGCAGGCTATCTGTGATAAAGACAGGATCCTGGGTCTTAGTTCCCAAGATGGTTACAGGTGAATGATAAAGAGTTCAATCTAACCACCAGTTAATTGCCCCTAAAACATTTCAGAGGAACAATATGACACTTTAAACTCATGTGGACACAGATTCAGATCCAACACTCGAATGGAAAGTTTTACTAAATACTCCCAGGATAAGACAAAGAGGTGAGACTCAACATGATTCACATTGAACACTTTACCTTTGGGAGaactgggtaatttttttttttaaatcacagacaACCAACCCTGTTTAtgactttttatacattttttaaataagctgaaACTACTAAAAATAGCATTTGAATTGAAACCAGAAAAGCAGGAAGAACGTGCATGCTGCAGTGACTTCACCCTGTATCTTCTATATATAATGATGCTCAGATACCACTCAATTACAGTATTCTAGTGGGAGAAGGCTTTTGGATAAAGTACTTAAAAAtggcttataaatatttaaagtataagcATCTAACAAATCATAATGACAAAGTTTTACATTTAACCACATGTGCTCCAAATATCTTGAAATTACTCTAAATATGGgtttaaaatatcaaaagggCTTGTTGATGGGATGCAGAACTTTGCAGAGAAACTTAAACCTGATCGTTCTTGCTCGCACAACACCCAATCCGCACAATTTTTAAAGTGTGCGTGTGTAGATTTCCTTAGGAAAAGATCATGTTACAGTCTGAATTTCCAAAACAAGAGTTGAAGGATGAAATatagggtttccttttctctcaccaAATGCAGCTTAGCCACTTTGCTTCTAGATAATTTGTTAGTGTAGGTTGGCTCAAATTTAAGACAGTAACATTTTAGAAACACTTCGAGAACTAAGCCAGCTGCAAGGCGGATATCATTACAAATTGAGACACATGTTGTATGGGAATACCATTCATTTTCAATACCAAAAACATGTCTGGGGAAAGAAGTCAtgcaaatgagagagaaatatactttttaattgcaATTTGGGGATGTTAGGTCAATGGTTCATATCAAATAAGTCCAcacactgtgtctctccctcctgtTCCTTAAATGCTATCAGTCGCATTCTTACCTCCCTTTTTACCCGAAAGAAAACACAGCTTGCTGTCAAAGACAGACAACACACCAGGGGTTCAATGAGGAGACATCCAGCTGCACAGCCAAAGAGCGGGGTGCAATGAGGCTGGGGAGCGCTGGGCAGCTTTGATTTGTCACAGTCCGGATCCTGCAGCTACACAGAAAAGCAGTTCCCTTCTCCCTACTCAGAGAAGGCATTTGGGCAACTTGGTAAAACAGCATATGCACCAGGAGTGAGGAGTTAAAAGATCAGGGAGGCAACTTGACTGGTTTCCAACCTAAGAATGTGTAGTGCACTCAGGAGCTGTTCTAAAGCATGAGAGACTGACTccaagtttttgttgttggtgcAGCTTTTGTTCCAGTTGTTTTCACTAGAATCTTTTAAATAGCCCctgaaataatgtgtgtgtgtgtgcgtgtgtgtgtgtgtgtatgcgtgcctgcgtgtgtgtgttctCCCTCCTTGCTGATGGCCTCCTATTCTCAATCCAGACCCCACCCCACTTTTTTGTCAGGCAGAATGCTGTGCAAATCCACAGTCCAGAGAAGAGCTCTACACTGTTAACATTTAGAGCCGGCATCTGAGATGTCATTTACCCCTTTTCTGTGAGAACAGGACCCTGTTTAATGATGCCAGCATCAAACCATTTATCTTTTAAGGCTAACTTGTTTGTCTGGAATGGATTCCTCTTATGCTTTTGTGGCATCGAAAACCAAAAGTTTACACAAGCAGAATGCATTGCCTTAACATGCATTCACATAGGAAGTGTTACCCATTTAAAGCAGCAACTGAAAAATTCAAGATAATTCCGTGcaggacagaggaaaggaaaatagaaagacTATCTCTGCCCCTTTGGCACAACCTCTTTGACAAGAGAATCTGGAAAAGGCAGCATGCTGGGGATGGAGGTAAGAGTTTCACTACATGAGGTAAGTGTCCCGTGCTGTAGTGTATTTTGGTTCTTAAACACCTCTGCCCGTCCTCACTCCTTGTCAGCACGGAGGTAGGTGTAAATGATTGAACCATGATGCCCAGGCAGCCACTCAGGCTGGCAAGGGAATTACTCCCTGGAAATCAGACAGGGAGTTTCTTTCCAGTGCCCTTCTGAGCAATGGCCTGTTAATAGCTGATCGAATGCTTTCCCCTCTCCAAGCACACTCTTTCCAGGTGGAGAAGCATGCTAGGGAGCTAGAGAGAATGGGTAGCACTTTCAGAGACAGCTACATCAATGTCTTGGTGTTTACTGAGCCATCCACTTCCCGGGTGCTAGCCGTTCTGCTCCCTTGGCCTCCGAAGCAGAGTAGAAGGTTTCCCATGGAAGGACAGTGTCTCCTTATACAGTATAAACTTCAAAagtccaggggctggggaagcatCCAGCTTGTGTCTTTTCCTGCACTCACAGGATATGGTAACTTGAAGAAGGGTCTGTAACCTTTTGCATTTTGTCACTGATCCATCTTATGGAGGCAGGAGCTACGTTATGTATCTGCAACAGTGGTTCTGTAATATTAGGTCCACAGCAAAAACTGCTACAAATAATTCTGCTTTAAGGAAAACTTTACCATGAAATAAGCTTCCTTAGAGTGACAAGAAGAATTCCAGCTCAGTTATGGCGTTGTGATAATATATGATAATCCTTCAGAGATATAGCGCATACTTTTTCTGAAGCCAAAACCTACAGACCTCTCCTCCCAAGAAAATGCCTCAGTGCACAGACACATAAAACTTCCCCTGAAATTCCAGGGGGAATGGCTGAAGGCCATCCATGGACTATGGACTAGTCCGTGGAGCAGGAGACTAGCTTTAGGGAGCTACCACATCAACCAGAGGCCTGGGAGCAAGGCCAGGACCAGCACTGCACCTACATGCCCCTGAGACTGAGTTCTTTAAACTTTGCACACTAAGCATtctcccacctcacccctgtcccaGCTCTGCTGAAGATGGAGGGTTATGGCTACATCTGAAAGAAGTAAATACCCGGCCACACATGTCATTTCCTATTCCATCTTAATCTGATTGAAATAACATCTAAAAGCCAGATGCTTGCACATTAAAACCCTCCTCTCACCCTTTGTCAAAAGGGTTAAAATAGAACCAGCAGCACTGAATGAGATTGTTTAAGGCCAATCTTGACCCTGTTCATTCCGGAAAACTCTCCTCTACGAAAGCCTGAAAAGATCACGGAGAGTTCCAGAAGTCCTCCCCATTAACATATGTGCATGATGCGGACCTGGCAGTTTCTCTCTGGCTCTTTGAATTACCCCTACCTAGAACTGGACAGCCATCTGGATCCCGACAGACAGCCGAAACTTGAACATCGGTGACTATGTGGCCAATTCACACTTCCCATAAGCAAGTACTGGGACATTAAAGATCTCAATTCTGGCATAGGATCTGAGTACATCCCATTTGGATTGATTTCCTCTCCTCGCTTTCAGgtgttcttcttttccttgctttcatAGGAGGCACCCACAGTAATATTTCCAAGGTATGGACCTGACTTCCCAGGCAGCCTACTCTCAGGTTTCTTGGCTGGGAAAACTAAACTGGCAAAAAATTACATGTCACCTCCACCCTCCTGACTTTTTTAATGAGGtcagcacccctctccccactttgGAAGAGTCCTTCCTGGGACTGTGTCTTCACATCCAGACTGGCAAGTAAACTCCAAGAGGCCACAACTATGGCTGCCTCCTCTAGGTCTCCTGGAGAAAACAAAACGTGGAAGGGGCCTGTGCTGCTGAGGCTGAGTGAGCATTGTGGAATTGGGGCCTGGGAAAAGAGCCCCAGATTTTTCTTCTCGTTttagaaacacagaagaaatctGGAAGCCACCAAGGTGGGAAGTTGTATGGACTCATTGCTCCTGGGGAATGGAAAAAGTGAGGGCGAAAAGGTTACTCATGGTCCACATTTTTTCCATTGATTATTTTACTTAGAATATGTCATTTCCCTGGAAAATCGAGGAGGGGGGATATTTTCTTTTGAGTATCTTCAAACATTTGCAAATGGTTACTCTGAACTCCCCAATGTACCATAAACAAGTGTAAACTgtagaaattcagaaaatgtaCAAATACAAACAGCTATCCCCCAAGCTCCAaggcaaagacaaagaagggagtATTCCATTTACAAATGGAATTCTTTGTGGATAGAATAGTTTGGAAACTGTTTAtccattgtttttcttattatttggggggatatatttttttagtctACAGAAGCTGCAGCACTGGCATTTGGAGCCTTGAAAGCTAAAGATTAAAGTGAGATGACAGCCTTTCAAAATCTTCGACCAAAACTTAATTAGTTCTGCCTCTAAGACAATATCTGCCCaatgaaataatttgtaattcatatcaacaaagaaaaatgcataaagtCAAGTAACCAGGAACAGAATcacttcaaaatggaaaaaacaaaacaaaacaaaacaaaacaaaaaacccaaaaagcaccAAACCTGTTATTTGCCAAGAACTAGCACATATGAtggcttcttaaaaaaaacaaaaaacaaaaaacaaaactagctgCCTGGATTATTGATTTCAAGATACATTCCACTTCAAATCTGTTTAAgatgataaacaaataaattgacCAGTAATAGAGTATGAGAATGGCAGGCACAGTGAAAAAATATGAAGAGCAGTGACAAGTGACCCACAGGCTTtccaagagaaataatatatgcgtCATCAACAAGCATACGGAGAAATCACTCAGCCGTACCTCATCCCCCACATCTCAGTCCCGTTTAATGCTTTCCACTTTGGCTTTAACTCGTCACCAACAGCATTCACTGTCATGGCACAAAAGCCATGCCGTCCTTTATTTAATGGATGCATTTCCAATTTCCACAACCATATGAATGGGCTGGGTTTCTGAAGGCATAGAAGAAAAACAGCACCACATGTGCACAGAAAATCAGGAAGGGTCAGAGGATATGAGTGAATTACAGCAGCTTGAGACCGTACTGTGAGGAGACATGCAACTCCAGAGGGCAAGAGGAAATAAGATTTAGTGAAGGAGAGGCAGTTCTTCCCCCATCTTAAATCACTTGCCTCGTCACCCCTGCTGTAGCTGGCAAAGCCCAAGTGTCTCTGACTTTAAAGAAAAGCTGTAATTTCTTGGGGGGAGCCACCATAAAAAGAACTCTCCAATCTCTAGGGGCTATTGGCAATTTTGTCACTGCATCTTCTGAAATTGGCTAAAGCCAGGTTAATATTTTTAGTAACGACTCTGGTCCCCATACAAGACCCTAGCCTGATTCTTTATTCAGAGACATATATCATCCAAACAGCTATCatatttttcatgcttttatgTTCTTCTGGTCCCATGCTACTCATGGACCTGAGGCACTATTCTTGACCTGGTCACTTCTCACTCCAGGAAGGGTAGTAAAATGTGCTCACCCTTCTGTTCCTCCTTTAATGTCATTTGAATGAGtgatattagaatatatttaaaattacaattccCAAGCTTTCTGGCTTTCTAAAGGCCATAACTTCTGTGTCCCACACCTTCCCGTTACTCATTGCTTTGTCAACCAGATTAAACTACTCTGGCGGAGAAATCAGGGGCATTTTCAGTTGAGGTGACTATGAAGAAGGCTGAGCCCATCTGTCTTTGGACAGCAGAACTTGTAGATGTAAAATCAAGAAACGATGGGGAACTGATTCTTAGTGTTCTGCTCCTGCTGGCAAAGCCATTAATGGAAAAGGAAACCTCAAACTATGATGACTGACCAATTAGCCTATTCTTTTACATTGGTTAAAGAAAACGGAGCTCTGGAATCAGCCTGGATTTGCATCTTGACTGCTTACTAACTCGGTCGTCTTGGGGAAGCTACTTAAtttctgtctcagtttcctcatcagtaaacgGCAGACAGTAATGATTACCATACAGATCCAGATCCAAATAAACACCACTGAAAAACACTTAGAAGAGGGCCGACACATACAACCATGAGCAACTGTTCTTCCTATAAGGTCCACCTCCACCCAGGCTTCCTTCCTCCTTGGGTTTTTACATTGCCACCAAACTGTCCCTGTCTTGGGAGCACTGTTTCATGTTCACCTTTGTATCTTCCCAGTTCCTGGAAGGAGCTGCACACCAATTAGGGCTCAGCAAatgttcatttctcttcctttctctccacaaaCAGTTGGTAAACCTCAACTGAACAGTAGTCCATTTGCTGCCCTCTGGGATAGCAGGCCTGGGTCTGGCAGGCGAGTTCACACCGGCTCCCCCACTTGCTAGCTCTAACTTGGATGACAGCTCCATGCCTTATGCTCCTTCGTGGTAAAGTACAGATGATGCCTATTCTGCCAGGTGGTGGAAAGATCAAAAGAGGCCACATCTGGCTCTAGTGGGCAAGCCACACATGCGAGCTCCTCTTCCCCTTACTGAGACTCTGGACTCATTATCAGTAGCTCATTTGGCATTAAGCACGATTCCCTCCATGAGGTCAGATAGGTGTGCTTGCAGCCACTTCAGCAGTGTGGCCCTTTCTCCTGTCAAAGCCTCCCACCGCCTGCAGGGGTGAGCAGCCCACTGAGCTGAGCCACTGAGCCCAAGCAAGGAGAGAATGCCAAGCTGGTCAACAATGCTGGAGGCCTGCCCTGGGGGAAGCTGGTTGATGACAACATGAAGGAAGAGACTCCCTGGACAGGAGCTGTGGGCCACTGCTTCAGCACTCTGCCGGGCAAATGGGGCTTGGCGGCCTGGGTTCAGCTGGCATTAGCAGGGAAGAAGGTTAGTTTTTGGTCTCATCTTGCAGATGCAATCCATGGCTTTTGAGAAAATTTGGGGGGTTGAGACATTCTGTCAATATGACCACCCAGCCACCGGAAGTGGCCCAGCTCACCGTTTACCACAGCTCTGTAACCTCATGATTGAACTTTTAAGGGTCCCAAGtaatctctccttcctccctccccacatccCCCTCTTCCTCAACGGGGTGAATTACAGAGATGAGCATAAGAATAAAAGTTTGGTTAAGTAGACAGTGTTTCAAGTCAGATTCAAGCCTGGGCTTCACCAGTAAAtaagtgaccttgggcatggcATCTACATGCTGTGACTCAGCTTCCTCAGCTCTAAAATGGGCATGATGTTGGCTCAAAAAATGATGACAGTGTGTGACCACATTAGGTGTGCTGTAAAGCATGTACGGTAAAATTATGTTTATCGGTACAACTCCCTCACGCCTCTGCCTTGCaagaagaaataaggagaagTGCACTGGCTCGTGCGCAGGAGAGCCCCGGTGTTCATACAAACCTTTTACTTATTCTGATTTCTAATTCGGAGGCACCTCCTTTTGAGCGGAGGCTCCAGGTCCTCCGGCCCGGCGCTGAGCATGGGCGAGGAGATGATGCATGGCGCCATGGCAGTCTTCTCCGCGGGTTTTGGCACAGGCTGGATCACGCAGCCCGTCTTGGGCAGCATCCGCAGAGCATAGGCGTGGTCCTCGTCCGCGGGGTTATTAAGGTTCGGGTCTGACTTGTCGCCCCCCGCCAGGGCCTCCTCCCCCATCAGCTTTTTGGCCGCCTCCCCGTCCAGGTGACAGTTGGAAGCACAGTTGTTCTCCTTGACCGACTCCAGCTCGCTCACCGCCGGCTCCTCGGGCGACAGCAGCTTCTtggggggcgcgggcggcggcggcggcggcggcgggggctgCTCCGGGGGCGGCTCCGCGCTCTTGGCGCCCTCGGCGGCGCTGCGCGTGCCGTTTACGATGACGTTGCAGGCCGCGGCGGCCTCGGGGCCCGCGGGGGCGCCCGGGCCCGGGTCGCCGGCGGCGGGCGGGCTGCAGTGGCCGTCCCTGCAGCCGCCGCAGGTCCTGCGCTCCGCGGCGCCCGGCTCGCGCTCCGCCTTGACGTGCGCGTGCAGCGCGCGGTGGATCACGTTGTGCAGCCGGGCCCGGTGGCCCACGGTCAGGTCGATGACGCCGTCCTGCGGGCCCTGCAGCACGCCGGGGAAGCCGAGCTGGCCGCCCGCGCCCGGGGGGCTGCTGGCGCGCCGCGTCAGGTCCACCACCTCGCTCCGGCCGTGCTCCGCGGGCGCGGGCGCCAGGCTCAGGGCTTGGCCGGAGCAGCCGGGCGGCGAGTCCGCAGACTTGGACGAGCCCTGCTTGGAGTCCCTGGGGGACAGGGAGTGTCCGCCTGGCTTGCCGCCCGCCGTTGAGGAGTCGCCAGGGGCGCTCGGAATGAAGTTCTCCCCGTTGCTGGAGAATCCGTTGGGGGGCTTGGAATCATTGACGTGAGGGATGGGAATCGGGATGGGGATGGGCACGGGCAAGGGCACGATCACGGGGTATGGCACGAGCAAGGTGGGGGGCGGCACCAGCGGGGCGAGCGACGGCAGCCCGAAATTCATCATCTGGGGCACGGGCATCGGGCCATTTGGCATCATGCTCACCGGCGGAAATGGGAGACTGGGCAAGGGCGCgcccgggggcggcgggggcagcAGGCCTGGAGGGTTCCCAGGCATGGTCGGGGTGCTTGGGGGATGGATGTGGGGCGACAGCATGGGCCGGTGCATGGGACTGGACGTGGGGCCCAGGTTTCTGGGGCCGCCGGGCGGGGGCCCGATGCCGGGGAGCATGGGGTTGGACAGAGGGCTGTTGGGGTTGGAGGCGTGATGCGGCGGCCCGCGAATAAAGGGCGGGCGGATCTGCTGCATGATCTGCTGTTCCATGAAGATGGGCAGCGGCACCGGGCCGCGGTTGGTCATCACCATGGGAGGGCTGCGAGGCGGGACACCGAGGGGAGGCCCGATGCTAGCAGGTGGCTGGACGGAGACCGGAGGGATGTTTGGAGTCTCACTGATGGGCATGGACTTGGGCACTGGCGTGGGGATTTTAGTGACAGAGCAGTTGGCAGTGTCAGATGGAGAAACGGTGGTGGACGACGATGGGCCAGGGCCCTGGCTTTGGCCAGCTGCAGCCACCGGGGAGGGGGCCTTCCTCCGAGCATCTGTTAGAGGGATATTCCAAGAGTCTGGAGTGAGCAGCTGCACCCCCGTgccttctgctttattttccatGGGAGGGTGTAATGTGCTGCACAGCCCAGCTGGAAGATTGGCCTGTGTCTCTTTGTAGAAAATGTCCATTTTGTATTGATTGAGACATTTTGCACTGCAGAACTGAAGCCTTCTTTCCCCGTCCCCAAAATCCAGGTATTCTTTTGTGTGTCTTATGTGCTTACACCAGTCACATACCTACAacacagtaataaaaaggaaaaaaaaaaaagataagcaattTCCTCTAGCAGAGAGTGTTTCATGGCTCACATAAAGGTTCTTTCAAACTTCATCACAATTTTTTTGAACAGGCTGCAGTGTTTCTTTCTGAAAGGTgaaattcttaaatgtttgtgaaatgatTTCTCCTTGGAAGgcagaattgctttttaaataggAGCTCTTCAGAA
This region includes:
- the SOBP gene encoding sine oculis-binding protein homolog isoform X1 produces the protein MAEMEKEGRPPENKRSRKPAHPVKREINEEMKNFAENTMNELLGWYGYDKVELKDGEDIEFRSYPTDGESRQHISVLKENSLPKPKLPEDSVISPYNISTGYSGLATGNGLSDSPAGSKDHGNVPIIVPLIPPPFIKPPAEDDVSNVQIMCAWCQKVGIKRYSLSMGSEVKSFCSEKCFAACRRAYFKRNKARDEDGQAENFPQQHYAKETPRLAFKNNCELLVCDWCKHIRHTKEYLDFGDGERRLQFCSAKCLNQYKMDIFYKETQANLPAGLCSTLHPPMENKAEGTGVQLLTPDSWNIPLTDARRKAPSPVAAAGQSQGPGPSSSTTVSPSDTANCSVTKIPTPVPKSMPISETPNIPPVSVQPPASIGPPLGVPPRSPPMVMTNRGPVPLPIFMEQQIMQQIRPPFIRGPPHHASNPNSPLSNPMLPGIGPPPGGPRNLGPTSSPMHRPMLSPHIHPPSTPTMPGNPPGLLPPPPPGAPLPSLPFPPVSMMPNGPMPVPQMMNFGLPSLAPLVPPPTLLVPYPVIVPLPVPIPIPIPIPHVNDSKPPNGFSSNGENFIPSAPGDSSTAGGKPGGHSLSPRDSKQGSSKSADSPPGCSGQALSLAPAPAEHGRSEVVDLTRRASSPPGAGGQLGFPGVLQGPQDGVIDLTVGHRARLHNVIHRALHAHVKAEREPGAAERRTCGGCRDGHCSPPAAGDPGPGAPAGPEAAAACNVIVNGTRSAAEGAKSAEPPPEQPPPPPPPPPAPPKKLLSPEEPAVSELESVKENNCASNCHLDGEAAKKLMGEEALAGGDKSDPNLNNPADEDHAYALRMLPKTGCVIQPVPKPAEKTAMAPCIISSPMLSAGPEDLEPPLKRRCLRIRNQNK
- the SOBP gene encoding sine oculis-binding protein homolog isoform X3, which gives rise to MCAWCQKVGIKRYSLSMGSEVKSFCSEKCFAACRRAYFKRNKARDEDGQAENFPQQHYAKETPRLAFKNNCELLVCDWCKHIRHTKEYLDFGDGERRLQFCSAKCLNQYKMDIFYKETQANLPAGLCSTLHPPMENKAEGTGVQLLTPDSWNIPLTDARRKAPSPVAAAGQSQGPGPSSSTTVSPSDTANCSVTKIPTPVPKSMPISETPNIPPVSVQPPASIGPPLGVPPRSPPMVMTNRGPVPLPIFMEQQIMQQIRPPFIRGPPHHASNPNSPLSNPMLPGIGPPPGGPRNLGPTSSPMHRPMLSPHIHPPSTPTMPGNPPGLLPPPPPGAPLPSLPFPPVSMMPNGPMPVPQMMNFGLPSLAPLVPPPTLLVPYPVIVPLPVPIPIPIPIPHVNDSKPPNGFSSNGENFIPSAPGDSSTAGGKPGGHSLSPRDSKQGSSKSADSPPGCSGQALSLAPAPAEHGRSEVVDLTRRASSPPGAGGQLGFPGVLQGPQDGVIDLTVGHRARLHNVIHRALHAHVKAEREPGAAERRTCGGCRDGHCSPPAAGDPGPGAPAGPEAAAACNVIVNGTRSAAEGAKSAEPPPEQPPPPPPPPPAPPKKLLSPEEPAVSELESVKENNCASNCHLDGEAAKKLMGEEALAGGDKSDPNLNNPADEDHAYALRMLPKTGCVIQPVPKPAEKTAMAPCIISSPMLSAGPEDLEPPLKRRCLRIRNQNK
- the SOBP gene encoding sine oculis-binding protein homolog isoform X2 yields the protein MAEMEKEGRPPENKRSRKPAHPVKREINEEMKNFAENTMNELLGWYGYDKVELKDGEDIEFRSYPTDGESRQHISVLKENSLPKPKLPEDSVISPYNISTGYSGLATGNGLSDSPAGSKDHGNVPIIVPLIPPPFIKPPAEDDVSNVQIMCAWCQKVGIKRYSLSMGSEVKSFCSEKCFAACRRAYFKRNKVCDWCKHIRHTKEYLDFGDGERRLQFCSAKCLNQYKMDIFYKETQANLPAGLCSTLHPPMENKAEGTGVQLLTPDSWNIPLTDARRKAPSPVAAAGQSQGPGPSSSTTVSPSDTANCSVTKIPTPVPKSMPISETPNIPPVSVQPPASIGPPLGVPPRSPPMVMTNRGPVPLPIFMEQQIMQQIRPPFIRGPPHHASNPNSPLSNPMLPGIGPPPGGPRNLGPTSSPMHRPMLSPHIHPPSTPTMPGNPPGLLPPPPPGAPLPSLPFPPVSMMPNGPMPVPQMMNFGLPSLAPLVPPPTLLVPYPVIVPLPVPIPIPIPIPHVNDSKPPNGFSSNGENFIPSAPGDSSTAGGKPGGHSLSPRDSKQGSSKSADSPPGCSGQALSLAPAPAEHGRSEVVDLTRRASSPPGAGGQLGFPGVLQGPQDGVIDLTVGHRARLHNVIHRALHAHVKAEREPGAAERRTCGGCRDGHCSPPAAGDPGPGAPAGPEAAAACNVIVNGTRSAAEGAKSAEPPPEQPPPPPPPPPAPPKKLLSPEEPAVSELESVKENNCASNCHLDGEAAKKLMGEEALAGGDKSDPNLNNPADEDHAYALRMLPKTGCVIQPVPKPAEKTAMAPCIISSPMLSAGPEDLEPPLKRRCLRIRNQNK